The Candidatus Coatesbacteria bacterium genome has a segment encoding these proteins:
- a CDS encoding tetratricopeptide repeat protein: MNRVPRYSLVLLLLVAVTSSPALPRVVCLPLNNEGAAVDSWYSLGLTEALAYRLNADKAGVGIGFRTLRETLAELSLGRQDSFNDADYDKLIEKLRPDYYLTGSYLVEWPADIAEDPRFEVEVALLSHPAEEELFNIRFTGIDLLAIEVEIYKELRLALDDPLDELELDRAREVVTFSHRAYRWFCRALGSVNSGTQEAAHLRRALEIAPDFWVARRELARVLLELGSSAEALEAVLEVFRQQPDDPWTLKYYADVLERLEDEEKSMRMYRRASLADERHWRIHLELGRHFERVGYSDFAERCYEKLLDLDDDFYVAYRGLGKILLARGEYDRALELLQRGEPLAPRDPEFHSLLGQAYVSNGLFDDGIAELQRAVEQNPAEGRYAYQLGFAYYRSGDTVAADEWWRTAELLGYRPGEEGGLEGPEADGTF, translated from the coding sequence ATGAACCGCGTCCCGCGTTACAGCCTGGTCCTGCTGCTCCTCGTCGCGGTGACGAGCAGCCCGGCCCTGCCCCGGGTGGTCTGTCTGCCGCTCAATAACGAGGGCGCCGCCGTCGATTCCTGGTACTCCCTGGGATTGACGGAGGCCCTGGCCTATCGGCTCAACGCCGACAAGGCCGGTGTGGGCATCGGATTCCGCACCCTGCGGGAGACGCTGGCCGAGCTGTCCCTGGGGCGTCAGGACAGCTTCAACGACGCCGATTACGACAAGCTGATCGAGAAGCTGCGCCCCGATTACTATCTGACCGGCTCCTATCTGGTCGAGTGGCCCGCCGACATCGCCGAGGACCCGCGCTTCGAGGTTGAGGTCGCCCTGCTCTCTCACCCCGCCGAGGAAGAGCTGTTCAACATCCGCTTCACCGGCATCGATCTGCTGGCCATCGAGGTCGAGATCTACAAGGAGCTGCGCCTGGCCCTGGATGATCCCCTCGACGAGCTGGAACTGGATCGGGCGCGGGAAGTGGTCACCTTCAGCCATCGAGCCTACCGCTGGTTCTGCCGCGCCCTGGGCAGCGTCAACTCGGGAACCCAGGAAGCCGCCCACCTGCGACGGGCCCTGGAGATCGCCCCCGACTTCTGGGTCGCCCGGCGCGAGCTGGCCCGGGTGCTCCTCGAGCTCGGCTCCTCCGCCGAGGCCCTCGAGGCCGTTCTCGAGGTCTTCCGCCAACAGCCCGACGATCCCTGGACGCTCAAATACTACGCCGACGTCCTCGAACGCCTGGAGGACGAAGAGAAGTCGATGCGGATGTACCGGCGGGCCTCCCTGGCCGACGAACGCCACTGGCGCATCCACCTCGAGCTGGGCCGCCACTTCGAGCGCGTCGGCTACAGCGATTTCGCCGAACGCTGCTACGAGAAGCTCCTCGACCTTGACGACGATTTCTACGTCGCCTACCGCGGCCTGGGCAAGATTCTGTTGGCCCGGGGCGAATACGACCGCGCCCTGGAGCTGCTCCAGCGGGGTGAACCCCTGGCGCCCCGTGATCCCGAGTTCCACAGTCTCCTCGGCCAGGCCTACGTCTCCAACGGCTTGTTCGACGACGGCATCGCCGAGCTGCAGCGCGCCGTCGAGCAGAATCCCGCCGAGGGCCGCTACGCCTACCAGTTGGGTTTCGCCTACTACCGCAGCGGCGACACCGTGGCCGCCGACGAGTGGTGGCGCACCGCCGAACTCCTCGGCTACCGCCCCGGCGAGGAGGGCGGACTCGAGGGCCCCGAGGCCGACGGAACCTTCTAA
- a CDS encoding YicC family protein gives MTGYAVGRCVTDGDLLSLEAKSVNGKHLKASVKLPHALAPYEPLVLELIRERISRGNVRLGCLEFAGFTPEEARPRVDQARARGYLAALEELPPGVARSLSAYELLRLPGVLAESGNGVDAERLEAAVRRAAEQALDGLLERRREEGDRLGEAMERILAELRDLRGELHAAVADASAQLADNLRQRLNELLDDDNKLDEGRLEQEVAYLATRADVTEELDRLDSHLEAFDAALAEGGAVGRRLDFLCQEIHRELTTCGNKAVGTAITPVVLEMKVLLDQLREQAANLA, from the coding sequence ATGACCGGTTACGCCGTGGGACGCTGCGTCACCGACGGCGACCTGCTGTCCCTGGAAGCCAAAAGCGTCAACGGCAAGCACCTCAAGGCTTCCGTCAAGCTGCCGCACGCCCTGGCGCCCTACGAACCCCTGGTGCTGGAGCTGATCCGCGAACGCATCAGTCGGGGCAACGTCCGCCTGGGCTGCCTCGAGTTCGCCGGCTTCACCCCCGAGGAGGCCCGACCCCGCGTCGATCAAGCCCGCGCCCGGGGATATCTGGCGGCGCTCGAAGAACTGCCCCCCGGTGTCGCGCGTTCCCTGTCGGCCTACGAGCTGTTGCGCCTGCCCGGTGTACTGGCCGAGAGCGGTAACGGCGTCGACGCCGAGCGCCTGGAAGCCGCCGTCCGCCGCGCCGCTGAACAGGCCCTCGACGGCCTGCTGGAGCGGCGCCGCGAAGAGGGCGACCGGCTCGGCGAGGCGATGGAACGTATCCTCGCCGAGCTGCGCGATTTGCGCGGTGAGCTCCACGCCGCCGTCGCCGATGCTTCCGCCCAGTTGGCCGATAACCTGCGCCAACGGCTCAACGAGCTTCTCGACGACGACAACAAACTGGACGAGGGCCGCCTCGAGCAGGAGGTCGCCTACCTGGCCACCCGGGCCGACGTCACCGAGGAACTCGACCGCCTCGACAGCCACCTCGAAGCCTTCGACGCGGCCCTCGCCGAGGGCGGCGCCGTCGGCCGACGCCTCGACTTCCTCTGTCAGGAGATCCACCGCGAGCTGACCACCTGCGGCAACAAGGCCGTCGGCACCGCGATCACCCCCGTGGTCCTCGAAATGAAGGTCCTGCTCGACCAACTGCGCGAGCAGGCCGCCAACCTCGCCTGA
- a CDS encoding guanylate kinase, giving the protein MIEPQRQRGIPFVISSPSGGGKTTIFRALQHYHPEMFYSISATTRPPRPGEVDGQDYYFYSSERFERARESDEFIETAEVHGFNYGTPRGPLLDALAGGRDIVLDIDVQGGDAIRGSFPDAVLLFIVPPDLETLRERLERRRSEKDEVIATRLSNAERELGHAAEYDYVVVNDDLERTIAEVRAIVLAERCRTTRRLQWLHNCFPQSLPTPANSEGGEV; this is encoded by the coding sequence ATGATCGAGCCCCAGCGTCAGCGCGGTATCCCCTTCGTTATCTCCTCGCCCTCGGGCGGCGGCAAGACGACGATCTTCCGCGCCCTGCAGCACTACCATCCGGAGATGTTCTACAGCATCAGCGCCACCACCCGGCCCCCGCGTCCGGGCGAGGTGGACGGCCAGGATTACTACTTCTACAGCTCGGAGCGTTTTGAGCGGGCCCGGGAGAGCGATGAGTTCATCGAGACCGCCGAGGTCCACGGTTTCAACTACGGCACTCCGCGGGGACCGTTGCTGGACGCCCTCGCGGGCGGTCGTGACATCGTTCTCGATATCGACGTCCAGGGCGGCGATGCGATCCGCGGCTCTTTCCCCGACGCCGTGCTGCTGTTCATCGTCCCTCCGGACCTGGAGACCCTGCGGGAGCGGTTGGAACGCCGTCGTTCGGAGAAGGACGAGGTCATCGCCACCCGGTTGAGCAACGCCGAGCGCGAGTTGGGCCACGCCGCGGAGTACGACTACGTGGTCGTCAACGACGATCTGGAGCGCACCATCGCCGAGGTGCGGGCCATCGTCCTCGCCGAGCGTTGCCGGACCACCCGCCGGTTGCAGTGGCTGCACAACTGTTTCCCACAGAGTCTGCCGACACCGGCGAACAGCGAAGGGGGGGAGGTGTGA
- a CDS encoding aminotransferase class V-fold PLP-dependent enzyme codes for MQVYLDNNATTRTAPEVVEAMRPYYTDNYGNASSFHQFGQSAKQGLDEARGTIAGFLGVNSDELVFTGSGTEADNYVIRGVAARYGDGHLVTSAIEHPAVLQTCRFLAKGAFELTVLPVDGQGRVDPDELRRALRPDTRLVSIMAANNEIGTLQDLAALGRVCREAEVPFHSDVVQALGKIELNLAELPLDFVAASAHKLHGPKGVGLTYIRRGRRPPVSLLLGGGHEKRRRASTENVAGAVGFARAVELAAADDHRRIGELRDRLEEGLTDAVPETTVLAAEAERLPNTSNIIFAGVEGESIVMGLDFAGIAVSTGSACSSGSLEPSHVILALGYDHGLAQGTIRFSLSRYTTAEEIDYTIENVPPVIERLRNISAF; via the coding sequence ATGCAGGTCTATCTCGATAACAACGCCACCACCCGCACCGCCCCCGAGGTCGTCGAGGCGATGCGGCCCTACTACACCGACAATTACGGCAACGCCTCCAGCTTCCACCAGTTCGGCCAGTCGGCCAAGCAGGGCCTGGACGAGGCGCGAGGCACCATCGCCGGCTTCCTCGGCGTCAACTCAGACGAGCTGGTTTTCACCGGTTCGGGGACCGAGGCCGACAACTATGTCATCCGCGGCGTCGCCGCCCGCTACGGTGACGGCCATCTGGTCACCAGCGCCATCGAGCACCCCGCGGTGCTGCAGACCTGCCGCTTCCTGGCCAAGGGGGCTTTCGAGCTGACCGTGCTGCCCGTCGACGGTCAGGGCCGGGTCGATCCCGACGAGCTGCGCCGGGCGTTGCGCCCGGACACCCGCCTGGTCAGCATCATGGCCGCCAACAACGAGATCGGCACCCTGCAGGACCTCGCGGCCCTGGGTCGGGTCTGCCGCGAGGCCGAGGTGCCCTTTCACTCCGACGTCGTCCAGGCTCTGGGCAAGATCGAGCTGAACCTCGCCGAGCTGCCGCTGGATTTCGTCGCCGCCTCGGCCCACAAGCTCCACGGCCCCAAGGGCGTCGGCCTGACCTACATCCGCCGGGGCCGGCGCCCGCCGGTCAGCCTGTTGCTGGGCGGGGGTCACGAGAAGCGCCGCCGCGCCTCGACGGAGAACGTCGCCGGCGCCGTGGGGTTCGCCCGGGCCGTGGAGCTGGCCGCCGCCGACGATCACCGACGGATCGGCGAACTACGCGACCGTCTCGAGGAGGGCCTGACCGACGCCGTTCCCGAGACCACGGTCCTGGCCGCCGAAGCGGAGCGCCTGCCTAACACCTCGAACATCATCTTCGCCGGCGTCGAGGGCGAGAGTATCGTCATGGGGCTGGACTTCGCCGGGATCGCCGTCAGCACCGGTTCGGCCTGCTCCTCGGGCTCTCTGGAGCCCAGTCACGTCATCCTGGCTCTGGGCTACGATCACGGCCTGGCCCAGGGGACCATCCGCTTCTCCCTCTCGCGCTACACCACGGCCGAGGAGATCGACTACACCATCGAGAACGTCCCCCCGGTCATCGAGCGGCTGCGCAACATTTCGGCCTTCTAG
- a CDS encoding redox-sensing transcriptional repressor Rex yields MNKTIPQATVRRLSLYCRFLEQKEREEQAYISSQELGAGIGTNAAQVRKDLCFFDRFGTPGRGYPVGFLRRRLAAILGIKGQSWRVAVVGVGKLGAALVGYGGFNRQGFDFVALLDNDPDKLGRRYGGLDVEDAAELETILRRREVDIVILTVPAAVAQRVLDRVVDAGIRAVLNFAPTTVNAPPGIQVRNVDLAVELEGLSFFLINYGRD; encoded by the coding sequence ATGAATAAAACCATCCCCCAGGCCACGGTCCGCCGCCTGTCCCTCTACTGCCGCTTCCTGGAACAGAAGGAGCGCGAGGAGCAGGCCTATATCTCCAGCCAGGAGCTGGGCGCCGGCATCGGCACCAACGCCGCCCAGGTTCGCAAGGACCTCTGTTTCTTCGATCGCTTCGGCACCCCGGGGCGCGGTTACCCGGTGGGTTTCCTGCGCCGCCGCCTGGCCGCCATTCTGGGCATCAAGGGCCAGAGCTGGCGCGTGGCCGTCGTCGGCGTCGGCAAGCTCGGCGCGGCCCTCGTCGGCTACGGCGGTTTCAACCGTCAGGGCTTCGACTTCGTCGCCCTGCTGGACAACGATCCCGACAAGCTCGGCCGACGCTACGGCGGCCTGGATGTCGAGGACGCCGCCGAGCTGGAGACGATCCTGCGGCGCCGCGAGGTCGACATCGTCATCCTCACCGTCCCCGCCGCCGTGGCCCAGCGGGTGCTGGACCGCGTCGTCGACGCCGGGATCCGCGCCGTGCTCAACTTCGCCCCGACCACGGTCAACGCTCCGCCCGGCATCCAGGTCCGCAACGTCGACCTGGCCGTCGAGCTCGAGGGGCTGTCCTTCTTCCTGATCAACTACGGGCGGGACTGA
- a CDS encoding transcriptional regulator, whose protein sequence is MPVVAASAFSTEEHVNEIPLADLAAAHAERSIELEEAAVRVLRSGRYILGPEVASLEEELAAYVGVEHVVGVASGTDALLLALQALDLPPGSRVLTTPFTFFSTLSCVVRLGYEPVLADIDPRTYCLDLEQAAALCADERIRAVIGVDLYGDVLDYPRLRGLIGRDDVYLIEDAAQSFGAELDCRRAGSLADLATFSFFPAKNLGAAGDGGAVATDDAELAERVRVLRVHGAKPKYRHHLVGVNSRLDPLQAALLRVKLAHVDRDLERRRALAAGYNAALADFVEVPQPDGGHLHAYNYYVVGAADRDELRGYLAARGIGSAVYYPEPLHLQPCFTELDYGAGSFPAAEAACGRVLALPLYPQLDPADQHRVIEAVAEFYA, encoded by the coding sequence ATCCCCGTCGTCGCGGCAAGCGCCTTCTCCACGGAGGAACACGTGAACGAGATCCCCTTGGCCGATCTGGCCGCCGCCCACGCCGAGCGCAGTATCGAGCTCGAGGAGGCCGCCGTCCGCGTCCTGCGCTCGGGGCGCTACATCCTGGGGCCCGAGGTGGCGTCTTTAGAGGAGGAGCTGGCGGCCTACGTCGGCGTCGAGCACGTCGTCGGCGTGGCCTCGGGCACCGACGCCCTGCTGCTGGCTCTGCAAGCCCTGGACCTGCCGCCGGGCAGCCGGGTGCTGACGACGCCCTTCACCTTCTTCTCCACCCTGTCCTGCGTCGTCCGCTTGGGTTACGAGCCGGTGCTGGCCGACATCGATCCGCGGACGTACTGCCTGGATCTGGAGCAGGCCGCCGCCCTCTGCGCCGACGAGCGTATCCGGGCGGTCATCGGCGTCGACCTCTACGGCGACGTCCTCGACTATCCCCGCCTGCGCGGGCTGATCGGCCGCGACGACGTCTACCTGATCGAGGACGCCGCCCAGAGCTTCGGCGCCGAGCTGGATTGCCGGCGCGCCGGCTCCCTGGCCGACCTCGCCACCTTCAGCTTCTTCCCCGCCAAGAACCTCGGAGCCGCCGGCGACGGCGGAGCGGTGGCCACCGACGACGCCGAGCTGGCCGAGCGGGTGCGCGTGTTGCGCGTCCACGGGGCCAAGCCCAAGTACCGTCACCATCTGGTGGGGGTCAACTCGCGGTTGGATCCCCTGCAGGCCGCCCTGCTGCGCGTCAAGCTGGCCCACGTGGACCGCGATCTGGAGCGCCGCCGCGCCCTGGCCGCCGGTTACAACGCCGCCCTGGCCGACTTCGTCGAGGTGCCCCAACCCGACGGCGGCCATCTCCACGCCTACAACTACTACGTCGTCGGCGCCGCGGACCGCGACGAGCTGCGCGGTTATCTCGCCGCCCGCGGTATCGGCTCCGCCGTCTACTACCCCGAACCTCTGCATCTCCAGCCCTGCTTCACCGAGCTGGATTACGGCGCCGGTTCCTTCCCCGCCGCCGAGGCCGCTTGCGGGCGGGTATTGGCCCTGCCGCTGTATCCGCAACTCGATCCCGCCGATCAGCACCGGGTGATCGAAGCTGTCGCCGAGTTCTACGCCTAG
- a CDS encoding glycosyltransferase, whose product MPHPELSVVICSYRCREVLGDCLASILTAGGLDEVEVIVVDNASGDGTAEVARSFPGVRVLVNEANLGFSRANNRGLRLARGRFRMILNPDMLVLDGALAELVRFMDDHPDCGACGGRGFSPAGEEQPQFTRAVPTPLVALFHFLRLDRLFPGSRLFGRYNYTWADREQVLEVEALSGSCMLTRPAALEEVGLLDERFPLYAEDLDWCLRFRRAGWKVNYVPTARFIHHHGRSSGKNLVWARKQFFLTMRQFYNKHLRAEYNALVNLLVDAGILAGLGLGLLRAYLRCR is encoded by the coding sequence ATGCCGCACCCCGAACTCAGCGTCGTTATCTGCAGCTACCGTTGTCGTGAGGTTCTGGGCGACTGCCTGGCCTCGATCCTCACCGCCGGCGGTCTGGACGAGGTCGAGGTCATCGTCGTCGACAACGCCTCCGGCGACGGCACCGCCGAGGTCGCCCGCAGCTTCCCCGGCGTCCGGGTGCTGGTCAACGAGGCCAACCTGGGCTTCTCCCGGGCCAACAACCGCGGTCTGCGCCTGGCCCGGGGGCGCTTCCGGATGATCCTCAACCCGGACATGCTGGTCCTCGACGGCGCCCTGGCCGAGTTGGTGCGCTTCATGGACGACCACCCGGACTGCGGAGCCTGCGGCGGCCGGGGTTTTTCCCCAGCCGGCGAGGAGCAGCCCCAGTTCACCCGGGCCGTGCCCACCCCCCTCGTCGCCCTGTTCCACTTCCTGCGCCTGGACCGCCTGTTCCCCGGAAGCCGCCTCTTCGGCCGCTACAACTATACCTGGGCCGATCGCGAGCAGGTGCTCGAGGTCGAAGCCCTGTCGGGCTCCTGCATGCTGACCCGTCCCGCCGCCCTCGAGGAGGTCGGCCTGCTCGATGAGCGCTTCCCCCTCTACGCCGAGGACCTCGACTGGTGCCTGCGCTTCCGCCGGGCGGGCTGGAAGGTCAACTACGTGCCGACGGCCCGCTTCATCCACCACCACGGTCGGTCCAGCGGCAAGAACCTCGTCTGGGCCCGTAAACAGTTTTTCCTCACCATGCGCCAGTTCTATAACAAGCATCTCAGAGCGGAATACAACGCCCTGGTCAACCTGCTGGTCGACGCCGGGATCCTCGCCGGGCTGGGACTGGGCTTGCTGCGGGCCTACCTGCGCTGCCGTTGA
- a CDS encoding ATP-binding cassette domain-containing protein translates to MLTAAHKNDREGAVPAIETRDLVRRYDDLVAVDGVSLQVAEGEIFGFIGPNGAGKTTTISILATLIRPSGGRAWVAGRDVVAEASQVRRHIGIVFQESTLDTKLSVAENLDFHARIYRVEDRKRRVAQMLSLVELDDWRDKLVDRLSGGMRRRLEVARALLHRPRVLFLDEPTLGLDVQNRHRIWAAIRKLVVEDGITVFLTTHQLENAELCHRIGIIDHGRLVACDTPTALKRSLGGGLIRLECNDPAPVVRRARADGHEAAVDGRSVTVVVDNPAAYLPDLLRNLEVPIVNLQVEEPRLEDVFLALTGRRLRDEEAGKSGAWRNVHRASSRRTNRR, encoded by the coding sequence ATGCTGACCGCCGCGCACAAAAACGACCGTGAAGGGGCGGTCCCGGCTATCGAAACCCGGGACCTGGTGCGGCGCTATGACGACCTGGTCGCCGTCGACGGCGTCAGCCTCCAGGTCGCCGAGGGCGAGATCTTCGGTTTCATCGGACCCAACGGCGCCGGCAAAACGACGACCATCTCCATCCTGGCCACCCTGATCCGGCCCAGCGGCGGTCGGGCCTGGGTGGCCGGTCGTGATGTGGTCGCCGAAGCCTCCCAGGTGCGGCGGCACATCGGCATCGTCTTCCAGGAATCGACCCTGGACACCAAGCTGAGCGTGGCGGAGAATCTGGACTTCCACGCCCGCATCTACCGGGTCGAGGATCGCAAGCGCCGCGTCGCCCAGATGCTGTCCCTGGTCGAACTGGACGACTGGCGCGACAAGCTGGTCGACCGCCTCTCAGGCGGGATGCGGCGACGGTTGGAGGTGGCCCGGGCTCTGCTTCACCGTCCCCGGGTCCTGTTCCTCGACGAACCCACCCTGGGGCTCGACGTGCAGAACCGCCATCGCATCTGGGCGGCCATCCGCAAGCTGGTCGTCGAGGACGGCATCACCGTTTTCCTGACCACCCACCAGCTCGAGAACGCCGAGCTCTGCCACCGCATCGGCATCATCGATCACGGGCGGCTGGTGGCCTGCGACACGCCCACGGCGCTCAAGCGCTCCCTCGGCGGCGGTCTGATCCGTCTGGAATGCAACGATCCCGCCCCGGTGGTCCGCCGGGCGCGGGCCGACGGTCACGAAGCCGCCGTCGACGGTCGCAGCGTCACCGTGGTCGTCGACAACCCGGCCGCTTACCTGCCGGACCTGCTACGCAACCTGGAGGTCCCGATCGTGAACCTCCAGGTCGAGGAACCCAGGCTGGAGGATGTTTTCCTGGCCCTGACCGGTCGCCGGCTGCGCGACGAGGAAGCGGGCAAGAGCGGCGCCTGGCGTAACGTCCATCGGGCCAGTTCCCGCCGGACCAACCGCCGCTGA
- a CDS encoding ABC transporter permease subunit, which translates to MIQGFAVRAVWLREFKRYFRDIPRVASSVARPMVWLFILGIGISPNFAPVGRLGYIEYIFPGMVVMTILFTSTVSAISIIWDREFGLLKEMLAAPISRSSIVVGKMLGGATICTIQGLIAILLVFLTKIQLLWYNIFWILLASFIVGFMLAALGMIIASLVRTYEGFSSVMNFLIMPMFLASGAVFPLDNLPRWAYLLARANPIAYAVDLFRGLMLHHYEYTFFIDMMVISVLTLLTTGYAIFRFHKMAHKWGGGG; encoded by the coding sequence ATGATCCAGGGCTTCGCCGTCCGCGCCGTCTGGCTGCGCGAGTTCAAGCGCTACTTCCGCGACATCCCCCGGGTGGCCTCGTCGGTGGCCCGGCCCATGGTCTGGCTGTTCATCCTGGGGATCGGTATCTCGCCCAACTTCGCCCCTGTGGGCAGGCTCGGCTACATCGAGTACATCTTCCCGGGCATGGTGGTGATGACCATCCTGTTCACCTCGACGGTGTCGGCGATCAGCATCATCTGGGACCGGGAGTTCGGCCTGCTCAAGGAGATGCTGGCGGCGCCGATCAGCCGCAGCTCGATCGTCGTCGGCAAGATGCTCGGCGGAGCGACCATCTGCACCATTCAGGGCCTGATCGCCATCCTGCTGGTCTTCCTGACCAAGATTCAGCTTTTGTGGTACAACATCTTCTGGATCCTGCTCGCCAGCTTCATCGTCGGCTTCATGCTGGCCGCCCTGGGGATGATCATCGCCAGTTTGGTCAGGACCTACGAGGGCTTCAGCTCGGTGATGAACTTCCTGATCATGCCGATGTTCCTGGCCTCGGGAGCGGTGTTCCCCCTGGACAATCTACCCCGCTGGGCCTACCTGCTGGCCCGCGCCAACCCGATCGCCTACGCCGTCGACCTCTTCCGCGGCCTGATGCTCCATCACTACGAGTACACCTTTTTCATCGACATGATGGTCATCTCGGTGCTGACCCTGCTGACCACGGGCTACGCCATCTTCCGCTTCCACAAGATGGCCCACAAGTGGGGTGGCGGCGGCTGA
- a CDS encoding N-acetyltransferase yields MTREPFVHPSSYLDDDVELGPGTRVWHFCHLSRGARVGADCVLGQNCYLGADVVLGDRCKLQNNVSIYTRVTLEEGVFCGPSCVFTNDRNPRALFPKGRNAWEPTLCRRGATIGANATIVCGVTLGTHCMVAAGAVVTHDVPDFALVQGVPARRVGWVCVCGERLAVPPTAAGYDVVCETCGRSYRLDEGLLNRPETCDD; encoded by the coding sequence ATGACCAGGGAGCCCTTCGTCCATCCCAGCTCCTATCTCGACGACGACGTCGAGCTGGGCCCGGGAACCAGGGTCTGGCATTTCTGCCACCTCAGCCGGGGCGCCCGCGTCGGCGCCGATTGCGTCCTGGGCCAGAACTGCTACCTGGGCGCGGACGTCGTGCTGGGCGACCGCTGCAAGCTGCAGAACAACGTCAGCATCTACACCCGGGTGACCCTGGAGGAGGGCGTCTTCTGCGGCCCCAGTTGCGTCTTCACCAACGACCGCAACCCGCGGGCCCTCTTCCCCAAAGGCCGTAACGCCTGGGAGCCGACCCTCTGCCGCCGCGGCGCGACCATCGGCGCCAACGCCACCATCGTCTGCGGCGTCACCCTCGGGACCCACTGCATGGTCGCCGCAGGCGCCGTGGTAACCCACGACGTCCCAGACTTCGCCCTCGTCCAGGGGGTGCCCGCCCGCCGCGTCGGCTGGGTCTGCGTTTGCGGCGAACGGCTCGCCGTCCCGCCGACCGCCGCCGGTTACGACGTCGTCTGCGAAACCTGTGGGCGGAGCTACCGCCTCGATGAGGGCCTGTTGAACCGCCCGGAGACCTGCGACGACTGA
- a CDS encoding GuaB3 family IMP dehydrogenase-related protein has protein sequence MGMYIGIGRKARQCFGFDEIALVPFNLTINPDEVDPSWELGGRRFEVPLIASAMDGVVDVDFAIAMGKLGGLAVLNLEGVQTRFADAGEMLDRIASASPEESTQLIQTVYGEPIKKELIGKRVEQIKAGGAPAVVSAIPQRAGEFGPVAAEAGCDIFVVQSTVATVNHESSAYDTLDFAAFIAEMHRREVPVIVGNTCTYQVTYELMEAGADAILVGIGPGAACTTRGVLGIGVPQVTTTVDTAYARDRFYKMTGRYVPIITDGGMRAGGDIAKAFAAGADAVMIGSPFAKAHEAPGRGFHWGMATPHANLPRGTRIRVGQNASLKQILFGPAELDDGTQNLMGALTTAMGNLGAHCIKEMQNVEIIIAPSIKTEGKVEQKAQRIGMAK, from the coding sequence ATGGGCATGTACATCGGTATCGGGCGCAAGGCCCGTCAATGCTTTGGTTTCGACGAAATCGCCCTCGTTCCCTTCAACCTGACCATCAACCCCGACGAGGTCGACCCGAGCTGGGAGCTCGGCGGGCGGCGCTTCGAGGTGCCCCTGATCGCCTCGGCGATGGACGGCGTCGTCGATGTCGACTTCGCCATCGCCATGGGCAAGCTGGGCGGTCTGGCCGTGTTGAACCTCGAGGGCGTCCAGACCCGCTTCGCGGACGCCGGCGAGATGCTCGACCGCATCGCCTCGGCCAGCCCCGAAGAAAGCACCCAGCTGATCCAGACCGTCTACGGCGAGCCGATCAAGAAGGAGCTGATCGGCAAGCGCGTCGAGCAGATCAAGGCCGGCGGCGCCCCCGCCGTGGTCAGCGCCATCCCCCAGCGCGCCGGCGAGTTCGGCCCCGTCGCCGCCGAGGCCGGCTGCGACATCTTTGTCGTCCAATCCACCGTCGCCACGGTCAACCACGAATCGAGCGCCTACGATACCCTGGACTTCGCCGCCTTCATTGCCGAGATGCACCGCCGCGAGGTCCCCGTCATCGTCGGCAACACCTGTACCTATCAGGTGACCTACGAGCTGATGGAGGCCGGCGCCGACGCTATCCTCGTCGGTATCGGCCCCGGCGCCGCCTGCACCACCCGCGGCGTGCTGGGCATCGGCGTGCCCCAGGTCACCACCACCGTCGACACCGCCTATGCCCGCGATCGCTTCTACAAGATGACCGGCCGCTACGTACCGATCATCACCGACGGCGGGATGCGCGCCGGCGGAGACATCGCCAAGGCCTTCGCCGCCGGAGCCGACGCCGTGATGATCGGCTCGCCCTTCGCCAAGGCCCACGAAGCACCCGGACGCGGTTTCCACTGGGGGATGGCCACACCCCACGCCAACCTGCCCCGGGGCACCCGCATCCGCGTCGGTCAAAACGCCAGTCTCAAGCAGATCCTCTTCGGCCCCGCCGAACTCGACGACGGCACCCAAAACCTGATGGGCGCCCTGACCACGGCGATGGGCAATCTCGGCGCCCACTGCATCAAGGAGATGCAGAACGTCGAGATCATCATCGCCCCCTCGATCAAAACCGAGGGCAAGGTCGAGCAGAAGGCCCAGCGGATCGGCATGGCCAAGTAA